CCAGAAAAAATTACATCAGTAGGAAAAGATACCCTTTCTACTATAATTTTCCATTATTACTTCCATGTAAGGTCATGGTTTACCACATTATATCATTCTTTTTCACCCAATAATGATTTAAATATCAAAGGGAAAAGTAATAAATCAATTTTACCTTCTTGTATGGGATTTGGCAAAAATTCATGAAGCAGATCTCCTAATGTTATCTTTCGACCATCGTCTGCTTGAGGCTTAATGAGTCTCTGCAGCGGTGGTTGGTAAACAGAGTGTAAACGAAAGGGAATATGCTTGAACCCCTCTTCTGGTATACACTCCATTAGCTTACGATTTATGGCCCAAAACTGGTCAAATTTATCTGAAACAAAAATGTTAACATTAATACAGTAGAAACTAAATATTGCTCACTCACATGAAGGCAATCGATTAAGGTATCCCTAGTCCCTTATTATAGGGATCTCACAATGCAAACAATATTATGATATAGTGCATAAATACAAATAAGTACTCTTCTTTTTTCTTTGTAAGCGAGACTAAAAGGGAATGATTCATACCCAGACTCTAGGTAAAAACCTAATGGAGGCATGAATGGTAAGAATAAAACCCCATGTGGAATGCAGTACACATGAAACAAAAAGCCCTGAAAGGACCAAGAATGAAAAACAAGGACCACAAACTTTCAAGGCACCAGACCATGGAGAACGAGGAAATCAAGGGAGAATCATAGACCCAACCAGTCATATAAGCTGAAGGGACCACCTTGGCATGCCGGCTAGGACATGTAAACCACACTTCCCTCCTACCAGCAATAAACACTCCTTATCCGAGGAAAAATAGACTGTCAAAGACAACTGGCTTATCTGAAGGATGAGGGCCTACCCCAAGTAAGGAGACCTCCCATCCTCAGGGAGTGTATTCCAAACACCCCAGAAAAAGTTAGCGAAAAGAAAAAATTAAGAGAGGAGCTTCTAGGCTATGCCAGAGGGTTTAAATCCCCCAGAAACTGAGAGAAAAAACCAGTGACAAAAACactagaaacagaaatagacgattgGATAGATTATGTTGAAAATGCCCCAACCTTTCAAAACATGACTGATGATCAAATTATTGATTTATTTAGAAAAAATGTCAGGGGAGCAAATCAGGATGAGGATGATGACAAGGAAGTGTTAAGGGAAAAAGGTAATATTGAAAAAGTTCATTAATGTTTTGAAGGCATTCTTGACTTTATGGAAACAAGCAACAGTGTGTTTGGTATTTGGAAGACAAGTATGTACAATATGTAAATGCAATTTTTGCAAACAAGAACAAAGCAAATGAAGCAAATTTAAATTAAAGACTTTTGCAAAGGCTTCCAAGAAACCTTACATTGAACCACCTGCTCCTGGCTCATCACATGATGACACAAACACTTCAGCGGCTGAGTTATTTCATCACCATTAATCTCAACTTCAGTCAACTCAACACCTTTAACATCCACCACCAATTCTTCCATGTAAATAACAATGCACCATCATGAATAATCTTTAAGTTAACAAGTGGATCAGAACTTCTCATATTGGTATGTTCAAACAAAATACTGAATAATTTTTGCCATAAAATTCTGAAAAATTTCCACAAGATTTTCAAGATGATAAACAACTTATCCTGAAACAACAAGTTATTTGTTTAACCTCTGTTCTGATGTGTCCTTGAAAGCATGTGGTCATCTGTGTATGAAGTAAACATGTGCAAAATATGTCAAGAGCCAAGTCGGCATCCTTACCATTGCACAGGCCCATCCACAACTGTTTATGGTCTTTGCCCTGCATATTGGTGATGATTTGTCCTCTGTGTTTTAGACCATCAGCTTCCTTCAGAGTGGACATGAAGTGAGattccaccacctctctgaaaaaAGTGCACCATTATCTGTAGCTCTTTTTGTTATGAACTCACTAAtagtaaaaaaccagcgttgaatataatgaaacgccattttctgggtaagcctCATAGGCTCCCTGGCTCCAGGGAGCCACGGGACTCCCCACAGAAATTAAGAAAAATACTAAAAACATTGCATTGTGTCACTGATAACTGAAAGATGAAGTAAGTACTAAATACAAAATGCAGTGCTATGATTGGATGGATAGTAACATACCACAAGTTAAAAAAATCTCTGAACTCAGATTTCTGGGAAGCAAGTTCATTCAGGTACTGGAAGCCTAAATGAGCCAGTGGTCGAAATAACCCAAGACCTGGATTAGATGCCTTAATGCCAAACTTTGAGAAGCACCATCATGGTAAGTTTGTTGAAGGACCAAAGAGGAAAATTTAATTTGAAGGAAAGATCCCTAAAGAGGAAACGTGTGACTTACACAAAACCACAAAAAGTTCCTGGACTCCATATGTATGAGAACGTGCTAATAGGCATCCTGGAGACAGATGATGAGCCATGTGCTCAGAGATAACAACTGTTGAACCAAAGACAGTGGTCATCCAAAAAGTCAAACAAGGAATAAGGACACCAAACTTCAAGTTGAGGATCATTCTCTTGATGGAGCCCTTCTTCACCACCGAGAAAGAACATGGTTGTGCCTGAATATATGCCCAACATAATAAAATTTGGTTTCTATTTAATCACCCGAGGTGATTAAATATTAATTGTTGTGGTGGGAGGAGCAAACACCCCAGGGTACTAACACAGAGTTAAGAGAGTATACTTTCCTGAATTTAAAGGTAGGAGGAGAGAAAGGTCAAGATGATGGAGACATGGTAAGAGAGGAAATGGAGATTTGGGAGTGAACTGTGCACAAGAAAAAGGAAGGAATAAGGCTACTGTACATGAAATCAGTTTTGATGATGACAATATTGATGATCCTAATTAAACAAAGTCTTATTTCAAATATACTTTTCTCTTTAAATTTTGGCACCCAAACATTTATTAAATTGCAACACTGTATGGCAGCCTGTGTAATAAACAAAATACAACTTGAAAACTGCATTTTTAAAAACAGACAGACCTTGTTGGGCATCTGATGAGGTCATGATCAGGAAAGTGTGAGAAGTGAGCAGTGAGACACCATGGTAGTGATGAACCTCCACACTGAAGGTCAAACAGCACACCAACTGGATAGTGCCTGAGGAAAACAGTTTACATAACTAacattgtaatttcaaactagaaTGTAATACCAGCTCCAAATCTGACTACACTTGTCCATATACTGGCTAAGTTTTGATATGCCATATATTTTCAGAACTAGCCTAATTTAATCTAATAATAACCTACCCAGTGCAtacatgtttattattattattattattattcctgcatttttattgtatttcttCTTATTTTCATGCAAGTAGTTGTGAAATTTTTATAGTTGATTTAATATTTGAAGAGCTAAATACATGAGTACTGTATAATATATGAAAGCTGAGAAAGGTAGTTGTACTGGGTCTGCTATATCTCCCAGCAGGCTCCCTAAAGCTATCTTGCTAAGATAGCTGTCACTAATATGCACTCCATACTACATTCTGTGAAcaataaaacaaatagtttttgctgttattacactgtagttactcattatatataaatatctacattttagGCATCATAACAAAAAATAAGCAATTCTAGTGGGTGTGGTAATCTTATCTTCAAAGTACAGCATAGCACCACACACTGGTTTCCAATATACTATGCATTGCTAACATTAGCCACAACACTACTATTTTTATCATTAAATTCTAAATACAAATAATATTCCACAAGCTCATTTTCTAAAGAAACATGCAGTCCAATTTCATGTGCATACACACCAAAGCACATCTGTGTGCTATGGATGTCTGCTGCATGATATCAACATTGTAACCAGCATTGGGTTCACTTATATTTGAACCTTGTACATAATTTGTATCAGTCAGAACCTTGTATGGCACTATTATCATTAAATAATCAGTTACTTATATGCTTTATCATTATTAAATGATGTGGTCAGCATAAGCTGCATGGTAGTGCTGTGAGCTGCTGCTGCATGCATTACTCATAGTTGCTCTCTCAATACTGCAGCCCCTAACACCCAGGAGGGATGCCTatgatttttttccaagatggcatcAGTTTACTGGAGACCTGAGGAAGCAGATGCGAGCTCCGTGCACCTGCGGGAGTTTTaaatcttacgcagtattttaaaaCATCCTTCATTGTTCCGCGCAGTGAAATCATGAGTAGTGAGAACATCTCTGATTGTCACATGCATTTGAAGGGTTAAGCAATGTTAATCACAAACTGGATAGCCCAAAAATCACCATAATCTTTTCGAACTAAAAATAATAAGACAAGGTACTGTAACAAGGttcgaaaaatataaaaaatacaaatttcTTACTCGAGAGAGAGGCAGGGAAAGAGGGAGGCTCACCATTTTAGAGGTGTTCCATCACTTTCCAGCCACATTTCAGCATCCTGAAGCTCATGTGTTGTAAACCTTAAGAAATGCTTACGAACCTGAAAAATTACAAAGTCACATCAAGTTCAAAATAAAGAAAACTTGTATTTACTCTAAATTAGATCATCACATTCACCAtgacaaaaaaaaatacatacaGTATCAACAACTAAGAAGTGCAATCTATTGAAAATTGGTTTGAGTTTGTAAGACTAGTATCAGATAAGACTAATATTGTGCACAGTAAGTCAAAGTAACTAAAGAGCTAAGAATAAATAGAGCTTTGAGTGTAATGAAAACACCCCTTTCTGGACTCCACCTCGGCAGCTGTCCCTCAGATTATGCATAGGCTGCAACTGGCAAGATCTACCAACACCATGTATCTGTGAGCCATTCATTCCCTACTGAACTGAAATGCCTTGAACGTTCCCTTGGTCCCTATGAGGAAGGAAAACGTATGGATATCATATCGAATCTGATATGTCCCAAAATATAAGAAAAGGAGGGCATAAGGCATCGACTTTCCTTGAGAAATGTTTTTTGAGAGTACAGCACTACCAAAAGAATCAATGAAAACTATAAACAACAATTCCAACAACTTTTCCCTCCACCACCAGGTGGCAGACAGGGTTGTACCAGGAGTAAGTGACAAAACCACCTCATTTCCGTGTCTGGAACCAGTTTATCAACGTGGTAAAGGTGTCTACAAAGAACAGTTTTCTGTCCATCTTGTATACACTTACAAGATGAAGCATAATTATGATACTATGATCACCAGCCCTAGAAACAACTTTAGCTCAATAATTAATCCTTACTTGCCAATTCAGTACAAGGAATAGTCAAGATATATTGTAATGTACACGAGGTTTTATTGGAAGAACTTGGTGTCGGGAAA
This DNA window, taken from Procambarus clarkii isolate CNS0578487 chromosome 7, FALCON_Pclarkii_2.0, whole genome shotgun sequence, encodes the following:
- the LOC138356380 gene encoding autophagy protein 5-like; this encodes MWLESDGTPLKWHYPVGVLFDLQCGGSSLPWCLTAHFSHFPDHDLIRCPTREVVESHFMSTLKEADGLKHRGQIITNMQGKDHKQLWMGLCNDKFDQFWAINRKLMECIPEEGFKHIPFRLHSVYQPPLQRLIKPQADDGRKITLGDLLHEFLPNPIQEGDRVVIQGIEAPRDTPIQWLSEHLSHPDNFLHICYIPAHT